GTTAATGCTAGATTTAATTAATACATAGCATATTCATTATTGGGAAAGCCCTATAAATACATCTAGTTAACTACATTAATGCATGCACAGCTCTAAATTAGGAGCAGTTATTTGTTGTTTAGAATTGGAAAGATGGACTTGAAGGGATTCTATTGTTTCATGATACTCTTGATAGTATCATTTTCGGATGCCTCGAGATTGAGCAAGACTCCTGTCAAATCCATTAAGGTACATTTTTGTGCAAAAACCCTTTAATTGTGCGGCCAAATCATGTCTTGTACTTTTGTGAGAGTCGCAAATTTCTTGATGATTAATGCATGGTATTTTTTGTTGGCAGAGCGAAGATGGTGATGTGATCGATTGCGTGCATATCTCTCGTCAACCAGCATTTGATAATCCCTTGCTTAGAAATCATGTTATTCAGGTTTGCAGCTTGTGTGTGGCACTTGATTTTTCACCATTACAGAGAAGTAAATAAAGGCAAGAGACATAGGAAACAAAACTGTCTTTTTAACATGTTGTGTCTCTAGACTTATTGTTGTAAAAAATTACATATGAGGAAATATGGACAAGGTTTCACATCCTGAATTCATCCCCTTTGAATGAATTCCTGCCCAAGCATTCGGATGAATTTGCTTCAATGATTTTGGCAGACGAGGCCGAAATTTAGCCTAGAAGGGCTGCCTGCAAACAAATTGTCCAACAGCAAGAATTTACCAATTGCTCAGTTATGGCAATTGAGCGGAAGCTGCCCAGAGGAAACCATTCCCATCAGAAGGACAAAAGAAGTGGACGTATTGACCGCAAGCTCGATCCACAGAAATCTTCACAGTACTGTAGCACGTCATCCAAAACAAATTAGACAAGAAGGCAGACCGAAACTGCAGGTACTGGctaacaaatatatatatatatatatatatatatatatatatatatatatatatatatatatatatatatatatcagtttCATTGTTTAAAATATCTAGTCATTGAATCCATTAGCTAATATCGTTCAGAAATATACTACTAATTTTCTATGAAGGAACTGTGTAATAATCGTATGTTTTACGTGTTTTTTTGTTTGAGACAATTTTGATCTGCATTTTGATTGATTATTGCTATAGATGCTTAAAACATCAGGCGTATTTTTTACCCAAAACCattcgaaattcaaaattacTTCACTTTTCATGGTGCAAAGCAATAATGAAACAGTACTATATTACCATAGTTAAGAATCTCCAATTTGTCAAACGTCATGAACATAGCTAGGTAGATATGAAACTCTCTGACATTGAAGAGAAAAAATAAGTTTAGCTCTATCAACTTCACCCGATAGCTAGATTATGGCAATTAAAGAgaccagtttttttttcttagcgTAACAATTTGTTATTCTGCTGTCTTTGCAATCACCTTATTGATGTCTTGTTACTTGTCCTTTTGGGTTTCTTTAGCTTGCAGCTGCACTTGTCGAAGGAGAATATTATGGAGCAAAGGCAACCATAAATATTTGGGGACCTCTAGTTCAACAATCTAATGAATTGACCACTTCTCTGCTCTCGATTTCAAGGGGTTCTTCTTTATCAAACCTGAGCGACATTGAAGTGGgttggcaagtgagtttttatCATTCAATCATAGCTTAAGTTTTTATTCATAAACAATAAATTAATGACAATTCTTTTGAATCACACCCTTATtatcagcttttttttttttttttgttccttttgttgttttgtttgGAGGTAACAGGTCAACCCATCGTTATATAATGATAATAGAACAAGGCTTTTCACCTTCTGGTGGGTAAGTACCCAAGCATTTCCACAGAATCAGATTTCCCAAATAAAGCAGCTTCCAAAGAATCAGATTTTCCAAATAAAGCAGCTTCAAAATGATAGTGTATCTTTATTTTCTGCAGAACCGGTTCAAGGGATGCTACGACTTGCTATGTTCAGGGTTTATCCAAATCACCAATAAAATTGCACTCGGAGGCGCCATCTCCCCTCTATCCATCTACCATGGCGACCAATTTGACATCGATGTATTTGTTTTGAAGGTAGTACGACTCAAATTGATCGCCCTGAACCAAATTATCTACTAGCAAAATAGGAATGTTGCACAAGCTTAGCCACTAAATTTTTAGACTCAT
This portion of the Coffea arabica cultivar ET-39 chromosome 2e, Coffea Arabica ET-39 HiFi, whole genome shotgun sequence genome encodes:
- the LOC113724111 gene encoding protein neprosin-like, producing MDLKGFYCFMILLIVSFSDASRLSKTPVKSIKSEDGDVIDCVHISRQPAFDNPLLRNHVIQTRPKFSLEGLPANKLSNSKNLPIAQLWQLSGSCPEETIPIRRTKEVDVLTASSIHRNLHSTVARHPKQIRQEGRPKLQLAAALVEGEYYGAKATINIWGPLVQQSNELTTSLLSISRGSSLSNLSDIEVGWQVNPSLYNDNRTRLFTFWWNRFKGCYDLLCSGFIQITNKIALGGAISPLSIYHGDQFDIDVFVLKDASQDVWWLQVGKETLGYWPTSLLPNLANSASTILWGGIVFDSESDGQHTTTQMGSGHPPEEGFEGASYMKNLQVVVESDYLSPLSNPVAIAQQPNCYNITLGKSSYWGDYIFYGGPGRNPNCP